From a single Solanum dulcamara chromosome 4, daSolDulc1.2, whole genome shotgun sequence genomic region:
- the LOC129886803 gene encoding 10 kDa chaperonin 1, chloroplastic, translating to MASTFLTLAKPFTSHSTNLPSFSTQTPIGPKRSSLKINAISKKWEPTKVMPQADRVLIRLEELPEKSAGGVLLPKSAVKFERYLMGEVLSVGSDVAQVETGKKVLFSDINAYEVDLGTDARHCFCKESELLALVE from the exons ATGGCTTCTACCTTCCTCACATTGGCTAAACCCTTCACTTCTCACTCCACAAATCTTCCTTCTTTCTCTACTCAAACACCTATTG GTCCGAAGAGAAGTTCTTTGAAAATTAATGCCATTTCCAAGAAATGGGAACCCACAAAG GTTATGCCGCAAGCTGATAGAGTTTTGATTCGGTTAGAGGAGTTGCCTGAG AAATCTGCTGGTGGAGTTTTGCTTCCAAAATCGGCAGTGAAGTTTGAACGCTATCTTATGGGAGAA gttCTTTCTGTTGGTTCTGACGTTGCTCAAGTTGAGACGGGGAAGAAG GTTCTTTTCTCTGACATCAATGCTTACGAG GTGGATTTGGGAACTGATGCAAGGCATTGTTTCTGCAAGGAGAGCGAGTTGCTGGCTTTGGTTGAATGA
- the LOC129886800 gene encoding uncharacterized RING finger protein C4G3.12c-like → MGSSSSRIRSSSSSSGSGSGSRPRRSKLKLSSFLCGASTSQLDHELEDYPQPVVGEFSRNSVAESSSTFSSEVGHGTQPETGSSSESTGGLSHDAFVEYNLINAEVNINSACLSNDKYSIRDQARDSLAAAVSTESFTCLNTEDSHTVPEECRSSCSHGDSMENHGDVHIESSSDSTSISVTSDSIPRHQFLEGDTSEEATTSSSGFLLLDSELGVNSTQDVLHVDVVSISSNILSSSIADIGSQETRRNSRRLFWDAISRRSLRRHSDSPTIVFATGHADDLGSRDRWLIDLNGDLHYDGVGFDSGYGAGRNHRRSEQRQTTRSEISERVLEGLGSRVPQQNLCSSGLHPDGTCSCEPLLTTEEFSTLASISRIIMLADALFEVLDEIHRQSFTLSLSTLSLPAPDSVVDSFPLKSHKKVGAVDNAPTDIQQCHICLAEYEEGDKLRVLPCRHEYHMNCIDKWLKEVNRVCPVCRCNVCENPAIGSVSNSEAS, encoded by the exons ATGGGTTCCAGCAGTAGTCGTATaagatcatcatcatcatcatccgGGTCCGGTTCCGGGTCAAGACCCAGGAGGAGCAAGCTCAAGCTTTCCTCTTTCTTGTGTGGTGCCTCTACTTCTCAGTTGGACCATGAG CTTGAAGATTATCCCCAACCTGTGGTTGGTGAGTTTTCCCGGAATTCTGTAGCAGaatcttcttcaacatttaGTTCAGAAGTTGGTCATGGTACTCAACCTGAGACAGGATCCTCATCAGAAAGCACTGGTGGTCTTAGTCATGATGCTTTTGTTGAATATAATTTGATAAATGCCGAAGTAAACATCAATAGTGCATGCCTTTCTAACGATAAATATTCAATACGTGACCAG GCAAGAGACAGCTTGGCTGCAGCTGTTAGTACTGAATCTTTTACATGCTTGAATACTGAAGACTCTCACACTGTGCCAGAAGAGTGCAGAAGCTCATGTTCACATGGGGATTCAATGGAGAATCACGGAGATGTACATATCGAGTCAAGTTCTGATTCTACATCTATTTCTGTTACTTCTGACTCTATACCAAGGCATCAATTTCTCGAGGGTGATACCTCAGAAGAAGCAACAACTTCAAGTTCAGGATTTCTTTTGTTGGATAGTGAACTTGGAGTAAACTCCACTCaagatgtgctacatgttgatGTGGTGAGTATCTCTTCCAACATTTTATCTAGTAGCATTGCTGATATAGGCAGTCAAGAAACAAGAAGAAACAGTAGGAGGCTCTTTTGGGATGCTATATCAAGACGCAGTTTAAGAAGGCATAGTGATTCTCCAACCATTGTTTTTGCAACTGGTCATGCTGATGATCTAGGATCTCGTGACAGATGGCTAATTGATTTGAATGGTGATCTCCATTATGATGGGGTTGGATTTGATTCTGGTTATGGAGCTGGTAGGAATCATCGCAGAAGTGAACAAAGACAGACAACAAGATCTGAG ATATCTGAAAGAGTTCTTGAAGGCCTTGGTAGCCGAGTTCCACAACAAAATCTTTGCTCATCAGGCCTTCATCCTGATGGTACATGTTCGTGTGAACCATTACTCACAACTGAAGAGTTCAGTACCCTCGCAAGTATTTCACGAATAATTATGCTTGCTGATGCCTTATTTGAG GTCCTTGATGAGATCCATCGACAATCTTTCACACTTTCGTTATCTACTCTTTCGCTTCCAGCTCCAGATTCTGTTGTGGACTCGTTTCCTCTCAAGTCTCACAAGAAGGTAGGAGCTGTAGACAATGCTCCCACTGATATCCAACA GTGCCACATTTGTTTGGCCGAGTATGAGGAGGGAGACAAACTGAGGGTACTCCCTTGCCGCCATGAATATCATATGAATTGTATTGATAAATGGCTTAAGGAAGTGAACCG GGTCTGCCCTGTTTGCAGGTGCAATGTTTGTGAGAATCCTGCGATTGGTTCTGTCTCAAATTCAGAAGCTTCTTAA
- the LOC129886801 gene encoding uncharacterized protein LOC129886801, producing MMVKKLCCFQYFALCGLLLAFLGSSKHHGNSANDLVDIINKNRTDQKLPQLSNSPGLGCIALQYAEECMRNCSSNNTVNCHPSDDDFTEIFAPNCGVELPTFGTISGYILSCQPKYLEPLEAFSNVLVHDKRTLSLLKNKTHTEVGVGIIKAHKHKGPYLWCVLFSSSQRNTTFVLDDLGEGIKQKKGCFSGASFPCSRAHRDKGLLSNKIGILVLFCVIFFQEFLLKLF from the exons ATGATGGTGAAGAAGCTCTGCTGCTTTCAGTATTTTGCTCTTTGTGGTCTCCTTCTAGCTTTTCTTGGTTCCTCCAAGCACCATG GAAATTCTGCAAATGACCTTGTTGATATCATCAACAAGAACAGAACTGATCAAAAGCTTCCTCAACTTAGTAACAGCCCTGGACTTGGGTGCATAGCCTTGCAATATGCAGAGGAATGCATGAGGAACTGCAGTTCAAACAACACTGTAAATTGTCACCCTTCCGACGATGACTTCACCGAAATTTTTGCTCCAAACTGTGGTGTCGAGCTACCCACTTTTGGAACCATATCTGGTTACATTCTCAGCTGTCAACCAAAGTATCTAGAGCCATTGGAAGCCTTCTCAAATGTACTTGTTCATGACAAAAGGACTCTTtctcttttgaaaaataaaactcatactgAAGTTGGAGTCGGGATTATCAAAGCTCACAAGCACAAAGGACCTTACTTATGGTGTGTTTTGTTTAGTAGTAGCCAGAGAAACACCACATTTGTACTTGATGATCTTGGTGAAGGGATTAAGCAGAAGAAAGGATGCTTTAGTGGAGCCAGCTTCCCTTGCAGCAGAGCACATAGAGACAAAGGTCTTTTATCGAACAAAATTGGGATTTTGGTTCTTTTCTGTGTTATCTTCTTTCAAGAATTCCTTCTCAAACTTTTCTGA